One region of Rhodocaloribacter litoris genomic DNA includes:
- a CDS encoding energy transducer TonB, which yields MPRRGKTYDRQQGYVLRMMATLALSLAVVTAAVRWWPPPGAAEPPEIVYDPRGQELIVMEEIVQTQQRLRRPPPPAPLVPVVVPDEVVLDEYDLEVRDSYLPVDTPGDDAEQVEGDPEGTRATAVSATVGPKPVRIVEPEYTREARRKKVRAEVVVEVLVNERGRVEQARIVERYLLGDRPEDPKQPVPRLGYGLEEAALAAAEGWMFRPARQNGKPVSSLFTFTLSFGI from the coding sequence ATGCCGCGCAGGGGGAAGACATACGACCGGCAACAGGGGTACGTGCTCCGCATGATGGCGACGCTGGCGCTCAGCCTGGCGGTCGTGACGGCGGCCGTCCGGTGGTGGCCTCCGCCCGGTGCGGCGGAGCCGCCGGAGATCGTCTACGATCCGCGGGGGCAGGAGCTCATCGTGATGGAGGAGATCGTACAGACACAGCAGCGGCTTCGCCGACCCCCGCCGCCGGCGCCCCTTGTGCCCGTCGTGGTGCCGGACGAAGTCGTCCTGGATGAGTACGATCTGGAGGTGCGGGACAGCTACCTGCCCGTGGACACGCCGGGAGACGATGCCGAGCAGGTCGAGGGGGATCCTGAAGGGACCCGGGCGACGGCCGTCAGCGCCACCGTCGGCCCCAAGCCCGTGCGGATCGTGGAGCCGGAGTACACCCGGGAGGCCCGCCGGAAAAAAGTGCGCGCCGAGGTGGTCGTCGAGGTGCTGGTGAACGAACGGGGCCGGGTGGAGCAGGCACGCATCGTCGAACGCTACCTGCTGGGGGACAGGCCGGAGGACCCCAAACAGCCGGTGCCACGACTGGGCTACGGTCTGGAAGAGGCCGCGCTGGCCGCCGCCGAAGGCTGGATGTTTCGCCCGGCCCGTCAGAACGGCAAGCCGGTCAGCAGTCTGTTCACGTTCACCCTCAGCTTCGGCATCTGA
- a CDS encoding DUF6036 family nucleotidyltransferase, with protein MTAFEKLLVDLSRSDVAYILVGGLAVTLNGYARATEDVDILVQASPLNLQRLLNVLADFGEGHARQLTIDDFTLEEGCIRIIESFPLDIFTLMSGHTYEDLLPYTALHHVQDVPIRYLTAEGLIRLKSGSLRPKDQLDVQALRDIQRRHDP; from the coding sequence ATGACCGCATTCGAAAAGTTGTTGGTGGACCTCAGCCGGAGTGACGTTGCCTACATCCTCGTCGGTGGGCTGGCCGTCACCCTGAACGGCTACGCCCGCGCCACGGAAGATGTCGACATCCTGGTTCAAGCCTCCCCGCTTAACCTGCAACGCCTGCTCAACGTGCTCGCCGACTTCGGAGAAGGCCATGCTCGTCAACTCACGATCGATGATTTCACCCTCGAAGAGGGTTGTATCCGGATCATCGAGTCGTTCCCGCTGGACATCTTCACCCTGATGAGCGGGCACACGTATGAAGATCTCCTGCCTTATACCGCCCTGCACCATGTACAGGATGTTCCGATTCGCTACCTGACGGCCGAGGGACTGATCCGGCTCAAGTCCGGGTCGCTTCGTCCCAAGGACCAGCTCGACGTCCAGGCGCTCCGGGATATCCAGCGCCGCCACGATCCCTGA
- the carA gene encoding glutamine-hydrolyzing carbamoyl-phosphate synthase small subunit: protein MNQTIDLSTNGNAPQPCKLALADGTVVTGVAIGHRGETGGELCFNTSMTGYQEIMTDPSYHGQIMMMTYPHIGNYGAMDIDMEAERPMIAGLVVRSFTHRYSNQLADESLHNFMLRHRLVGISGVDTRRLVRHIRAKGVMNAVISSVDLDDERLVEKARAWPSMEGLELASRVTCEAAYDYSLGEGARIAVYDYGVKLNILRTFARRGCTVRVFPASTPLETVLAWNPDGLFFSNGPGDPRAMPEAIETVRRAMETGLPLFGICLGHQLMALALGLTVYKMFVGHRGANHPVKNLQTGRVEVTTQNHGFAVDPASLDPAKVEWTHVNLNDKTVEGLRFKTFVGLSVQYHPEASPGPHDSRYLFDAFLRDIAEVRGVPVVRHAKEDGERR, encoded by the coding sequence ATGAACCAGACCATCGACCTTTCGACGAACGGGAACGCACCGCAACCTTGCAAGCTGGCCCTGGCCGACGGCACCGTCGTCACCGGCGTCGCCATCGGCCACCGGGGTGAGACCGGCGGCGAGCTCTGTTTCAACACGTCGATGACCGGCTACCAGGAGATCATGACGGACCCCTCGTACCACGGGCAGATCATGATGATGACCTACCCGCACATCGGCAACTACGGCGCCATGGACATCGACATGGAGGCCGAGCGCCCGATGATTGCGGGCCTGGTGGTGCGGTCGTTCACCCACCGCTACTCGAACCAGCTCGCCGACGAGTCGCTGCACAACTTCATGCTGCGACACCGGCTCGTGGGCATCTCCGGCGTCGACACGCGGCGGCTGGTGCGGCACATCCGCGCCAAAGGGGTCATGAACGCCGTCATCTCGTCGGTCGACCTGGACGACGAGCGCCTCGTCGAGAAGGCCCGGGCCTGGCCGTCGATGGAGGGGCTGGAGCTGGCCTCCCGCGTCACCTGCGAGGCGGCCTACGACTACAGCCTGGGCGAAGGCGCCCGCATCGCGGTCTATGACTACGGCGTCAAGCTGAACATCCTGCGCACCTTCGCCCGGCGGGGCTGCACGGTGCGTGTCTTCCCGGCTTCCACCCCCCTGGAGACGGTGCTCGCCTGGAACCCGGACGGTCTCTTCTTCTCGAACGGTCCCGGCGATCCCCGCGCCATGCCCGAGGCCATCGAAACCGTCCGCCGTGCCATGGAGACGGGGCTACCCCTCTTCGGCATCTGCCTCGGCCACCAGCTCATGGCCCTGGCCCTGGGCCTGACGGTCTACAAGATGTTCGTCGGGCACCGGGGCGCCAACCACCCGGTGAAGAACCTCCAGACGGGCCGTGTGGAAGTGACGACGCAGAACCACGGCTTCGCCGTCGATCCGGCCTCGCTCGACCCGGCCAAGGTCGAGTGGACCCATGTGAACCTGAACGACAAAACCGTCGAGGGCCTGCGCTTCAAGACGTTCGTGGGCCTCTCGGTGCAGTACCACCCGGAAGCCTCGCCCGGCCCGCACGACAGCCGCTACCTCTTCGACGCCTTCCTGCGCGACATCGCCGAGGTGCGCGGCGTGCCCGTCGTCCGGCACGCAAAAGAAGACGGCGAACGCCGATGA